CCAGTATGATCAGGGATTCTTTCTCCTGTTTGCGCATAAAGAGGGGTATTTCCAGTTCCGCCTGCCCTTTTAAATAGTGATACCGAGCCTGCGGTGCATGCAGGGAAACCAGTTCTTTTACCATTTCATTATACCGGACTGTTTCCGGCAGATCTGCACTTATCACATCAAAGGGCAACCCGCTCAAAACAGGTAATAAATAGCTGAACATTTTAAAGGCATGGATAGACACCGGTGAGCCATCAAATAACCAATACACTCTTTTAATATCAGCAAAATGCTGGGGCAGCACCAGTACCGGGCATTTTGTACCTGCAAGTATTTCCCGTACAAAATGGGTAGGTGAATCTTCCGTATACCGGGTCATAGATTCACCGGCGTTCATCAGCAAGAGGTCAGCATACCGGCTTTCTTTGATCAGATCTGCAATAGCCAGCTCCTTAT
This window of the Chitinophaga sancti genome carries:
- a CDS encoding universal stress protein, yielding MKKILAVFDGLKFSDSTLQYAVKMGIQHNAVITGVFLEDPTYTSRGIYQLYSEKEYALDSVKQLVREDRQARDAAVDRFEAACKEAGISYLIHRDKELAIADLIKESRYADLLLMNAGESMTRYTEDSPTHFVREILAGTKCPVLVLPQHFADIKRVYWLFDGSPVSIHAFKMFSYLLPVLSGLPFDVISADLPETVRYNEMVKELVSLHAPQARYHYLKGQAELEIPLFMRKQEKESLIILGAYQRSALSMVFKASMADILVKEHQWPLFIAHNK